GATGCATTGCGCTGCTTACGCTGCTGGCGATGTGGAGCGCTACCCCGTGAAAGACACCCCTCGAGCTGTGCCCTTTCAAGTGATTGGTGTGGGAGTGGTGCTGAATGAAGCCGGAGAGGTGTTGATCGATCAACGCCTGAATGAAGGGTTGTTGGGCGGGCTATGGGAATTTCCAGGCGGGAAGCAGGAGCCGGGCGAGGCCATTGTTCAGACCATCGCTCGCGAATTGCAGGAAGAATTGGCGATTGAGGTGGCTGTGGGAGAGGAGCTGATCAGCCTCGACCATGCCTACAGCCATAAAAAGCTGCGGTTTGTGGTGCATCTCTGCCAGTGGCAAAAGGGCGAACCCCAGCCACTTGCGAGCCAGCAGGTGCGCTGGGTGCGTCCGGAGTCTTTGGCCGACTATCCCTTCCCTGCTGCCAATGCGCGCATCATTGCTGCGTTGTTGGAGCATGTCTCCTGAGTTTGGGATGTGGTTGGCATCAGGCTCAGCCGTAGCCAGCCTGAAGGCCTCTGACTTGCTGTCATGGCCGATCTCTCTGCGTTGGCTCCCCATGTGCTGTGTCTAGGGGAGGCTTTGGTGGATCGACTTGGGCCGCTCGGCGGTGATCCGTCAACGGCGGCGATTAATGAATGCGATGACCGCTTGGGCGGGGCACCCGCCAATGTGGCCTGCGCTCTTGCGCGGCTTGGCACACCCGTTGGCCTGATTGGGCGGCTGGGCGAAGACGCCATCGGGGCTGCCTTTCGCGATTTGTTTCGGCAGCGGGGTGTAGCTGTTCAGGCGCTTCAACGTGATGCCAGTCACCCAAGCCGAGTGGTGTTGGTGCGCCGGCATGCCAATGGTGAGCGGGTGTTTCAGGGCTTTGCCGGAGATCGGGCCCTGGGTTTCGCGGATCAACTGCTGGATCGTGGCTCTTTGGAAGCGGTCTGGCCGGGCTTGGCTGAGCAGGCTCGCTGGCTATTGATCGGCACGATTCCCTTGGCATCGATGGCTTCTGCCGGTGCGTTGCAATGGGTGTTGGCTCAGGCCAAGGCCGCTGGGCTTGCTTTGGCTGTGGATGTGAACTGGCGTCCCACCTTCTGGAATCCCGAGGCAGATCCAGCGGCAGGCCCTACCGCCGATGCATTGGCGGCGATCAGGCCATTGTTGGAGCAGGCCTCCCTGCTCAAGTTGGCGCGGGAGGAGGCCGTTTGGTTCTTTGGAAGTGATGATCCTGCTGTGATTGCTGCCGGTTTGCCGCAGCAGCCCGACGTCGTCGTGACCGATGGAGCCGCGCCCGTTCGCTGGTTCATCGCCAAGGAAGCCGGGAGCATGCCGGTGTTTCCGCCCGCTCAGGTGATCGACACCACAGGGGCAGGGGATGCGTTCACCGCCGGTTTGTTGCATTGTTGGGATCGCCCTGTCAAGGAGCGGTTGCGCTTCGCGTCAGCCTGTGGTGCGCTTGTCTGTGGAGGGGCTGGAGCGATCGACCCACAGCCACGGGAGCCGGACGTTTTCGCTTTCCTCGATCAATGACAGTACGGACGTTGCTACGGATGGGGGATCCTCTGCTTCGCCAGGTGGCCCAGCCGGTCATGGATTGCCAAGCCCCGCATTTGGTCGAGTTGGTTGCGGATCTTCAGGACACGATGGCAGCGCATTCCGGTGCCGGTTTGGCAGCACCACAGATTGGTGTTCTTCTACGCGTGGTGATCTTCGGTGGCGGAGGCCCCAATCTCCGCTATCCCGATGCTCCACCGCTGCCATTCACGGTGCTGATCAATCCCGAGCTGACGCCTCTGGGTGAAGAGCGTGCCCTGGGTTGGGAAGGTTGCCTCAGTGTTCCGGGTCTGCGTGGCGAGGTGAAGCGCTGGAACCGGATGCGTTACTGCGGCTGGACCCAGGAAGGCGTCTGGTTGGATCGGACTGTGGATGGCTTCCATGCCCGTGTAGTGCAGCATGAATGTGATCACTTGAATGGGGTCCTTTTCCCTGATCGCCTCGATACCCCTCAGGCCTTTGGCTTCATTGCTGAATTAGAGCAAGCAGGTCGAATTCCCATCGTGCCCTCCTGAGTCAGCGGGGCTTTCACGATCCAGGTGTCCTTGTAACCCCCGCCTTGGGTGGCATTCACCACGAGGGAACCGGCTGGTCTCGCGACCCGGGTGAGCCCAGCATTCAGCAACGCCATGCTGTCTCCCCGATTGAGGACAAAAGGACGAAGGTCGACGGCGCAGGGCTCAAGGGTTCCATCGATCAGGGTGGGAACGGTGGAGAGCTGTTGCAGCGGTTGGGCGATGTACTGGCGAGGGTGGCGCTGGATGCGTGTTGCCATGGCTGCCCGTTCTTGCGGTGAAGCCTGTGGTCCCATCAACATGCCAACGCCTCCAGCACCGTTCACTTGTTTCACCACCAGTTGATCGAGCTCGCGAATCACTTTTTGCCGTTGGATTGGTGCCGTGCAGTCGTAGGTGGGGACCTGCAAGAGCAGAGGATCCTCTCCTAGGTAGTAGCGGATGATGGCAGGGACGTAGCTGTAGAGCAGCTTGTCGCTCGCAACCCCGATGCCAGGAGCATTCGCGATGGCGACACCGCCTGCGCTGTACACCTCATCAAGACCATGAACGCCTAAAAGGTGTCTGGTTGTGCCGTCTGAGCTATGGATTTGGTCGTCGTTGCGTCTGTAGATCACATCAACCAGTCGACGTTTGTCTTGTTGATGCCAAACCCTGCCGCCATCACAGTGCAGCTCTTGGGCTTCCACCAAAGCAATGCCCATCGTGCGCGCTAAGACCTGATGGTCATGGTGGGCGCTGCTGTTGCGACCTGGGCTTAGGAGGACGACGGTTGGAGCATCACTCCACGGTGCCAGGCCGCACAGACCCATCAAGAGTTGCTGTGGTGCGCTGAAGGGTGAGGCCAGTTGGAGACCGGTTGCCATCCAACCGAGTTGATCCTGCTGAACCCTGCGGGCCGTCAGGCTGAAACCGAGTCCAAATCCACGACGAAGGTTGTCCTCCAGCACCCGCCATTGGCCCTGGGAATCACGGATCAGATCCGGTGTGGCGATGGTGCACCAGCGCTGGCATGGCTGGGTTAAGTCACGCAGCTCAGGCTGCCAATAGACCGAACTTTCCAGCAACCCTCTCGGGAGTTGCCCATCTCGCACGATGTGCTGTGGGCCATAGGCATCAAAAAGCAGGAGTTCAAGGGCTCGCAAGCGTTGGATGAGTCCAGCTTCTAAACGTGTCCAGTCCTCCTGACTGATCAGGCGAGGCAGTGGATCAAAGGGGAAGAGATCATCGCGACGGTCGGTCGCCGCGTTCGTCTCCAGTTGGAAGTTGGCACCCAACGTCCGAAGTTGCGTTTGGGCTTTGCTGCCGTCCTCTCGCAAGCGAGCTGGGCCTGCGTTCTCAAGCTTGAGAAGCAGTTGCCGTAGGGCTGGTTTGAGCGGTCCTGCCTGCTTGAGGTCGTATTCATTCACGCTCTTTCCGCTTTGGCCCGCCTTTGTTGAAGAAGGTCGTTCTGTTCTTGTTGTAGTTGGCGATCAGCTGTGAGACCTGT
This portion of the Synechococcus sp. ROS8604 genome encodes:
- a CDS encoding carbohydrate kinase encodes the protein MADLSALAPHVLCLGEALVDRLGPLGGDPSTAAINECDDRLGGAPANVACALARLGTPVGLIGRLGEDAIGAAFRDLFRQRGVAVQALQRDASHPSRVVLVRRHANGERVFQGFAGDRALGFADQLLDRGSLEAVWPGLAEQARWLLIGTIPLASMASAGALQWVLAQAKAAGLALAVDVNWRPTFWNPEADPAAGPTADALAAIRPLLEQASLLKLAREEAVWFFGSDDPAVIAAGLPQQPDVVVTDGAAPVRWFIAKEAGSMPVFPPAQVIDTTGAGDAFTAGLLHCWDRPVKERLRFASACGALVCGGAGAIDPQPREPDVFAFLDQ
- the def gene encoding peptide deformylase, which gives rise to MTVRTLLRMGDPLLRQVAQPVMDCQAPHLVELVADLQDTMAAHSGAGLAAPQIGVLLRVVIFGGGGPNLRYPDAPPLPFTVLINPELTPLGEERALGWEGCLSVPGLRGEVKRWNRMRYCGWTQEGVWLDRTVDGFHARVVQHECDHLNGVLFPDRLDTPQAFGFIAELEQAGRIPIVPS
- a CDS encoding circularly permuted type 2 ATP-grasp protein is translated as MNEYDLKQAGPLKPALRQLLLKLENAGPARLREDGSKAQTQLRTLGANFQLETNAATDRRDDLFPFDPLPRLISQEDWTRLEAGLIQRLRALELLLFDAYGPQHIVRDGQLPRGLLESSVYWQPELRDLTQPCQRWCTIATPDLIRDSQGQWRVLEDNLRRGFGLGFSLTARRVQQDQLGWMATGLQLASPFSAPQQLLMGLCGLAPWSDAPTVVLLSPGRNSSAHHDHQVLARTMGIALVEAQELHCDGGRVWHQQDKRRLVDVIYRRNDDQIHSSDGTTRHLLGVHGLDEVYSAGGVAIANAPGIGVASDKLLYSYVPAIIRYYLGEDPLLLQVPTYDCTAPIQRQKVIRELDQLVVKQVNGAGGVGMLMGPQASPQERAAMATRIQRHPRQYIAQPLQQLSTVPTLIDGTLEPCAVDLRPFVLNRGDSMALLNAGLTRVARPAGSLVVNATQGGGYKDTWIVKAPLTQEGTMGIRPACSNSAMKPKA